The genomic interval TAAAAACCTAAAGAGTGAAAGTCAAAGCCTTTAAGAGAATACCAGGTACAAGACTACCCCCCACACAGCGATGATTGTAAGTACCAATATTGGGAACAAATTCTTGAAAATTAGTTAAATCTAGGAGATTATCGCCGAAAATTTTCATCATAGAATCATCAAACCTTAAATCTTTGATAGTGGCTACAATTTTTCCATTTTCTACCCAAAAACAACCATAACGAGTCATGCCCGTTACCTTGGCCCCGGGGCGATCGCTCCAATTAAGATAATGTAAATTAGAAATATATAATCCTGTACCTAGGGTTGATAAAATATCCTCCGATGACAGGTTTCCTGATAGTATTTCGGGCGATCGCAACGTCTCCCCCCCATT from Cyanobacterium stanieri LEGE 03274 carries:
- a CDS encoding metallopeptidase TldD-related protein, whose translation is LRDRGDRLSALFSLRENFTGGNVPRFNNFGEIAPLCLPLFEGGKLANTLINSRTAKEYGLEANGANGGETLRSPEILSGNLSSEDILSTLGTGLYISNLHYLNWSDRPGAKVTGMTRYGCFWVENGKIVATIKDLRFDDSMMKIFGDNLLDLTNFQEFVPNIGTYNHRCVGGSLVPGILLKALTFTL